The DNA window GCATGAGCAACACATCTTGATTGGTGAAGCCCGGCGGCGCGAGCAGAAAGGCGCCGTCCGCCCCGCGCAGCGCCTCATCGATGCCACGCCCACTCACGAGGTCGAGATGCACCTGACCCGCGGCCGGCGTACGGCTGGTGGTGCGCCGAACCACATGCCCAGCCGCCTCGAGACCCCGCGCCAGCTCGCTCCCCACCGTGCCACTGGCCCCAAGCACCACAAATGTCGACATGAATCGTTCTCCCTGAGTGTGTGGGCACCCCGCATGGGTACCGGTCGACAGGGAACATGAAGTCATAGGCCTGGACGTAGAATGGCAGAAAGTCCTCAAACACTGTCCAATCGTCCGGAAGCTGGTATGTTCAGGATATGGATATCCTCACCGACCTGTTCCGCGAGTCCGGCCTGCGGCGCCGTCTGCTCGACCTGCGCGAGCTGCCTGCGCAGCGCGGGCTGCGCTTCCCCTGCGAGCGCAGCGTGGGCTTTCACGTGGTGGTGAGCGGCACGGCGTACATCCATGCCCCGGGTGAGAGCACACCCATCGAGCTGCAGGCCGGCGACGTGGCCGTCATGGCGCGTGGCTGTGAGCATGTGCTGACCACGGGGCCGCGTCTCAAGGGCCTGCCCGTCGACACCATTGAGCTGGACGGCGCACGACGTGCCACCCAGTCTGCCGAGACCACGCTGGTGAGCGGGGCCTATCAGCTGTGGAACACGCCGGTGCACCCCTTCTTCGCGCAACTGCCCGCGTGGTTTGTGCTGCGTGCTGAGCGGAGCTCAACGCTGAGTCCCGTGGCGCTCACCGTGGCCATGCTGGCCGATGAGGCGCGCAGCGATGCACTCGGGCGTGACACCGTGCTGCATGGTTTGCTCGATGTACTCTTCACGCAGTTGCTGCGGCTCATTGTCGA is part of the Gemmatimonas sp. UBA7669 genome and encodes:
- a CDS encoding AraC family transcriptional regulator; protein product: MDILTDLFRESGLRRRLLDLRELPAQRGLRFPCERSVGFHVVVSGTAYIHAPGESTPIELQAGDVAVMARGCEHVLTTGPRLKGLPVDTIELDGARRATQSAETTLVSGAYQLWNTPVHPFFAQLPAWFVLRAERSSTLSPVALTVAMLADEARSDALGRDTVLHGLLDVLFTQLLRLIVEEQGDTGAGFSHAIRDPHIRQVVTLLHREYAQDWTLDGLARAVGLSRSVLAERFRVNMGDTPLAYLRTVRLQRAMRLLADGAETIEQVAVAVGYQDAFGFSKAFKKAVGESPGEFRKRNAAEEGLPWRLPASEAVGTG